GTTGATGAAGATATCGGTGACGCCGCTGAGGACGGTATCGACGGTACCGCCCTTGTAGCCGGCGACGGTCCCGAACGCCGTCCCGACGACGATCGTAAACAGGCCGCCGGTAAGCATCATCTGTAGCATCGGCCGCGTCGAGTGAACCATCTCGGAGAACAGGTCGCGTCCCATCGGATCGGTCCCGAGTGGGTGTTCGAGGCTCTGGAACCAGGCTACTCGGTGCGGTGCGTCGTTCACCGACGTCGGTTCGACGAGGAGGGGACCGACGAGACCGACGAGGAGGTACGTGGAAACGATCGCGAGACCGGTGACCGCTCGCCAGTCACGTCGCATCGTCTCCCAGGGCTCGAGGACGAACGTACGGAGGTGTCTGCCGGCGGCCCGTCTCTTCGCCGGAGAGCTGTCGTCGGCGGGCGTGGCCGCCAGCACGTCGAGCGGATCGCTCGCGCCGTCGATCGCTCCGGAGCCGTCGGTCACAACGGGTTCCGAAGCAGAACGGTTCGACTGGTTGTGATCGGAATCTTCGTTTGCGCGCATGTTAGAGCTCCTCTCCGGAGGCGTCGATTCGCGGATCCAGTTTCGGATAGGTGAGGTCGGCGATCAGCAGTGCGACGACGACGGCAACCGTAATGACCATGAACACGCCCATCATCAGCGGATAATCGCGCGTGTTCACCGATTCGGCCATGTAGTAGCCCATCCCCTGATAGCCGAAGACCATCTCGAGGATGATGACGCCGCCGAAGATGTTCCCGATGGAGATCATGAATCCCGTGTACATCGGGAGGACGGCGTTTCGAACAACGTACTGGGTAATGATCGTCCGATCGGGGAGTCCGCGGAGTCGAGCGACCCGGATGTAGTCCGCGCCGAGGACGCGGATACTGTTCCCGCGCATGGAAAACGAGGCGATCGACCCCGAGAGCACGATCGAGAGCGTCGGCAGGGTGGCGTGGTGGATAACGCTCCTGATGAACGGCCAGTTGAACCCCGGCGTGAGTCCCGATCCGACGCGGCCCGACGTCGGAAAGTAGCCGGTTCGGTACGAGAGCGCGATGAGCAGGAAGATCGCGAAAACGTAGTAGGGAATCGAGCCGGCGAGCATGCCGTAAGACGTGAGCCCCACGTCGATCTTCGATCCCTCGTAGTACGCCATCACCGAGCCGAGCACGATTCCGACGAAGAAGCTGAAGAACAGTCCCCAGCTGACGATAAAGAGCGTCCACGGGAGCGACACCGCGATCAGCTCGTTGACGCTCTGGCCGTACCAGATCGACTGCCCGAGGTCCAACTGGTGGACGTTGATCATGTAGTCGACGAACGCGACGTGAATTGGGTCATCCGGATGCATGTTCATGAACCGCTCGACCTGCCGGTCGATCTCCGCGGACGACATGCCGCCCTCGTCTTCAAGCCGCGCACGAAGGATGTCTCCCGCGTTCCCCGGAAGGACTCGAGTGAACACGAACGACAGCACCAGAACGGCATACACCGTCAGAATCGCCTGTAAAACCCGTCTACTGTACCAGTTCATAGCGTACCTCGTGTGAATATCATCGGGGACTGCGTATCGGATCGGTACAATTGGGTGTGGGTTACTCGACGGACCAGACGATCTCCTCCGGCAATCGGAACCACTCACCCTGGTGGGCCAACCGGACCGAGGGGTGGTCGTAGTCGACGTCGAATCGATCGGTTGCCAGCGCCTCGACGTCCTGTAACGAGGCGATGAGGATGCTCGGCACGGTCTGGTTCCAGACCCAGGCGGCTTCGATCAGGTACTCGCCCCAGTCCTCGTCCGACGCGTCGGCCGGCGTCGAGAGGAACCGACTGTACGCGTCCCGGTGATCCCAGTCGTGACTGTCGCCGTCGGCGTCTCCAGGCGGCCACGGTACCTCGAACGTTCGCGGCGTGTGCTGTCTGTCCTCGAGCCGCACCCAGTCGTTGAGGTGGCTCGGCAGCGTACGGACGCCGGTCGTGTCCGTCTTGAAGTCGTACTCGCCGCCGCGTCGTCGCTCGCTTTCGGCACCGCTGTCGACGGCGTTGATCGTCACGTCCCAGCCGAACGCCGACAGTTCACTCTCACAGATCTGCGCGATGTCGAGGCGGATGTCCTGCCGAGAGAGGATCTGGATCGTCGCCTGCTCGCCGGGATCGCTGTTGGCATCGCCGTTCTCGCAAACGACAATCTCCTCGCTCTCGTCGTAGCTGTAATTCTCTGAGGCGTCGATGAGTTCCTTAGCTCGGTCTTCGTCGTGATCTCGGGTCTCGAAGTCGACGTCGTCGAGCATCGCGAGGAACTCGTCGGACTGGCCCTCGACGATCTCGTCCGGAAGGCCGTCCCAGGGGAACTCGAGCGGTTCGTAGCCGTAGGGCATCGCCGAAGTGAATGCGTCGCGATCGAACGTGTACTCGATGGCTTTCCGGATGTTAACGTCCCACGTCGGACGGGTGTCGCCGTGCAGGTCGTGACCGTTGTTGAACTTGAGGACAGCTTGTCGGAGCTGGTCCTGCCCGTAGTAGTCGTAGTCGTCAGGCATGAGGCCCTCGTCCTCCGGCTCGACCGGCATTCCCACGTCGGTGTAGTCGATCTGTCCCTCGATGAACGCCAGAAACTCGTCCTCGTGGTAGTCGAGGCGCATCCCCGTGAAATCGAGCGTTTCGGCCGCGAAGTGATCGTCGAATCGCTCGAGGGTCAACGACGTATCGGAGTGTTCGACGTACTCGACCGGTCCGTTTCCGACCGGCGGGTAGAACTGATCTTCGTCGTTGGTAAACTCCTCCCACAGTTCGAGCCACTCGTCGCTCGTCGCGTCGACCGACCCGAGCTCGTCGTGCCAGTCGGCGTGCCGGGTTCGGTTGGCGGCGTACGGTTCGCGGACCAGCGAATCAGTCGCCCAGAACCGGCTCTGCGGGATGTCGTCGCGGAACACCATCGTCGCGGTCTTGTCGCTCTCGACGACGAACCCGTCGTCCTCGAGCAGCCCGCTCTCGCGGGCACCGTCGGCTTCCTGTAGCCAGAAGTGATAGTCGAAGCCGATCGAGACGTCTTCGGTCGTCACCTCGTCGCCGTTGTGCCAGTACCAGTCGTCGCGGTACTCGAGCCAGAGCTCGTTGCCGTCGATATCGTAGTCCGCGACGCCTTCCGCGTGGAGTTCGTCGGTGTTCGGCGTGTAGACGAACGCGCTCGAGTAGAGGAAGTCGTCGGCAGCGACCGAGAGGACGTCGTTGTAATAGTTCCAGCTGTAGTCCGCAGAGAGCGGCTCGTTGATTGCGCTCACGATCGTTCCCTCGTCGTCGTCGAGGTGTGGGTCGTCCGTGCTGTCAGCACAGCCTGCAAGCATCGCGAGTCCGCCGGCAGCGAATCCAGTCTTTGCAACCAGCTCCCGACGGGTGTACCGCCGATTTGCGTTAGGAGACACAGGCTGAGATTCGCGAACTGCATAAAGAGAGCTTATATGATATGTCTGGATCTCTCGGGAGACGACCGGCTGTCCGCATAGCACTGTATAGCCCCCTCCCTGACACTCGTGTGTACGTATCCCACGGGTGGCTATAGTGAGGCGGGCTCCGCTTGGACAGTCCTCGAGACCGACTCAAAGTCGACAGTCGTGGGCGGCGTCGAGGAAGAACGGCTGCGTACAGGTAACGGCGCCGTTAGCCGCCGAGACCTCCGCTCGGATCGACGATGCGTCGACGTCACCGGCGGTGGTCTCGGATCCTCGGTCGACGGAGGCGCCATCCGCGATCCAGGTGATCGACTCGGCGGCGGGCGCGCGAATGCGAATGCGATCGTCGTCGACGTCGATCCGATCGATCGGCGGTGCCTCGCCGTCGCCGTCGTACTGGACGTAGCTGCGACCGGCACGGAGCGCATCGAGGACGCTGGTCGGCGAGCAGTCTTCAAGCACCAGTACCGTCCGCGAGCGGTCGAACCGTTCGGCACCCGCCGGGCGCCGTTTTGCGTGATAGTCATCGTTCGCGAACGCCCAGATCGGTCGCTCGGTACCGAGTTCGCAGAGGAGTTCATCCCAGATTGCCCGGCAGTTCGGGTAGCGATCGCGGGCGTTGAACGCCTCGAGTCCGAGCAGCCCGGCCGTCCGTGCGAAGAGGTCGACGTACGATTCCAGGTCGTCCGGATCCGCCGGATCAACGTACTTGCCCGGGTGGGGAAGGAAGGTGACGCCACCCCGTTCCTCCACGTCTGTCGCGACCGTCTCGAGCGGCTCCTCGTGGCCGTAGCCAAGCGCCGTCCCGAGGTTCACGATGTCGTGTAACCCCTCGAGTCCGCCAAACGACCCCCTGAGTTCGGCTCCTTCGAGTGCGGCCATTCCGAGTGCGTCGGGATCGACTCCCCACCGCGTCCACGGCCAACTCGTTTCCTCGAGACCGTCGAAGTAGGGCTCTCCTTTGTGTTTCGTTCCGTCAACGTAGTACTCGTGTTCGGTTACAGCGAGCACAGTGTACCCCGCGTTTCGGTACTTCTCTACGACAGTGGCCGGAGACGGTCGCGTCTCCTCGAGGACCGCGTCGTGGGCCGGCTCGTGGGCGTCGGAGTCGGAATCGATGCGATTCCGCGGTTCGTGCAGGTGAAGTTGGGCGCGGTGGTGGTCGGTTAGATTCCAGTCGATATCGTCGTACGGGCTCGTAACGCTCATCCACCGAAAGCTTCCGCTGCAGCGGTTAAATTCGACCGTTTTTGAATAGAAATAAGATCGTTTCTCACAGGAGATCGCTATAGTACTCTGTACTCGCTGTCCCCGCTGATCGTCGAGCGGTTTCCCCATCGCTCGCGCGTCGTCGTGCGTACGAACGATCGTTAGTGGTGAGTCGCACGCGTTGGTGCAGGTCGTCGTCGGTGGTTCCGGTACTGGCACACACTGCAGTTGGCCCCGGAATCCACCATCGGTCACCGATCAGCACCCGACGATGGCCTACGAACGAGACCAGCGGACGACCAGATACCACGTCGTTCCGAAAACGAGCAGAAAGGTTCCCCAGACGGCCATGAGGGCCGGCCAAACGCCGTACTGAAGCAGATACGCGACGGTCACGACACAGATTCCCGCGACGACCAGCAACAGGGAGACCGACGACGTAACCGGTTGTCCCACGCTTCGCAGCCGATCGCCAAGCCGTCGGATTCGCTCGAGGAGCCCGAGTGCACTCGACGGTAGTTCGATCCTCATCGCGGTTCCTCCGCGGTGCTGGCGCTGTCGCTATCGTCTGACTCCGTCTCCAGCGGCGGGCTGTCCCAGTAGTCGTGGTCGTCGATGGGCCTGAAACACCGCGTTGTGCCGCCGCACGCACCATCGGTTGCCTCGAGGGACGGCGTCCGTGCGGTACAGATTTCGCGGGCGTACTCACACCGGGTACGGTAGCGACAGCCGCTCGGCACGTTCGTCGCGTCCGGGACGTCGATGCCGCCGACCGGTGGGTCGGTGGGTTCGTCGTCCGGATACAGCTCTGGGGTCGCCCAGCGGAGCGCCTGCGTGTAAGGATGTTGTGGATTCTCGAGCACCTGATCGGGGGTTCCGATTTCGACGAGTTCGCCGAGGTACATTACGCCGATCCGGCCGCCGGTTTTTCCGGCCATGTAGCGGGCGTTCGCGAGATCGTGAGAGACCATCAGGAACGACGTCCCGAACAGGTCCTGGAGTCTGATCAGCAGGTCCATGATCTCGACGCGCAACGAAACGTCGAGCGCGCTGACCGGCTCGTCGGCGAATATCAGATCGGGGTTCGTGAGGAACGCCCGAACCAGCGCGACGCGCTGTTGCTCGCCGCCGCTCAACTGGTGTGGATACCGTTCGAGGTAATCCTCCGGCGGTGTGATCCCAACCTCCCGGAGCAGGGTCGTGAGTATCTGGCGTCGCTCGGTGGCGGTTTTGTCGCCGCGCCAGCGTTTCAACGGTTCAGCCAGGATTCCCGACATTTTCCGATTCGGATTGAGGGCGCTGCCGGGGTCCTGGTGGACAATCTGGAGATTTCGGCGGATCTCTCCCCACGGAATTTCGACGTCGCCGAACCGTCGCCGCGCGTTCCAGATATGCTGTCCCCGGTACTCGACTCGACCGGCCGTTGGCTCCTGGAGCCCGATCGCCGTCTTTCCCAGCGTGGACTTCCCGCAGCCGCTCTCGCCGACGATAACGAGTACATCGTCCGCATAGATGTCGAGCGAAACGCCGTCGACGGCGCGGACCGGAGACGAGGTCCCAAAAAATCGGTCCAACAGCCCTCGTTCGTCAGTCCGAAAGTGGACGTCGACGTCGTCGAGCGAGACGAGCGGCGTCTCGGAACGAGAGCCGGTCTCCGTCTCCGGACGGACAGCTCTCGCCGTCCCCTCGGCTCCCGGGGAGACCGACTCCGCGCCCGAACGGGTACCAGTCGGTTCGGTCCCGTCATCGATTCCGGCGAGCGAAACGACGTCCGCGGCGTCCTTCCAGTGATGGCACCCGACGCGGTGGTTCGCGTTGACCCGGTCGAACTGCGGCTCGTCGCGGCGACACTGCTCGCTCGCGAGCGGGCACCGCGGAGCGTACGAACAGCCTGCGGGCGATTCGACCGGATCGGGTGATCGTCCGTTGATCGGTGCCATCTCCTCGAGTGGAAGCGTCAGATTCGGCGACGCGGTGAGCAACGCTCGCGTGTAGGGATGACTCGCCGCCTTCAGGACCTCGTTCGTCGGCCCGAGTTCGACGATATCGAACGCGTACATGACGGCGAGTCGATCCGCGAACCCCGAGAGCAAAGCAATATCGTGCGTAATGAACACGATCGTGAGATCGTACGTCTCCTTCAGTTCGGACAGCAGTCTGATGATCGACTGCTGCATCAACAGATCGAGCGCCGCCGTCGGCTCGTCCATCACGAGCACGTCCGGCTCGAGGACGAGACTCAGCGCGATGAGGGCCCGCTGTTTCATCCCGCCGCTCAGTTCGTGGGGATGCGCATCGAACACCCGCTCAGGGTCGAGAGAGAGATCCTCGAGGATCCCCCGGGCACGCTCCATGCCGACCGAAACCGGGACGTCGTGGGCAACGAACGTCTCGACGAAGCTCGTCTCGATTTTCCGAACGGGGTTGAACGAACTCATCGCCCCCTGAAAGACCATCGAGACGGTGTCCCAGCGGAACGACCGGAGCGCAGTGTCGCTCAACTCGGTTACGTCGATCGCCTCTCCCTGTTCGGGATTGTAGCGTATCTCCCCCTCGAGGACGCCGGGTTCGGGGATCGCGTTCATGAGCGCCGACGCCAGCATCGACTTTCCGGACCCGCTCTCGCCGACGACGCCGAGGATCTCGTTTCGTTCGATTTCGAGAGTCACGCCGTCGAGCACTCGAGAGCGACCACGATCCATCTCGAAGGTGACCGTTGCGTCCCGAAGCTCCATGACGGGATCGGTGTCCGGATCGGACGACGCGGCGTTCTCGTCGACATCTCGCCCGTCGAACCGTTCGGTCCTGGTCTCGCTCACGACGCGAACACCCCCTGCCCCGTCGCGGTCGTTCGAACCGGTGCAACTCGTCGTGTCGATCTGTGTACGGTGAGTTCGATCATTGTCAGATCCGTCGCCCTCGAGCGCCCGATTCGCCCTGATCGTTCCGCCGTCCGTTCGGTGCCGGGCGATCGTTCGCGCGCGGTCATGGATTCATACCCCCAACGACCCCAGTAGCTGCCAGCAGATGTACAGTCCGAGCGGAATCGCGACGACGACGCTCGCCCGACGGCGGTCGAGATCGCACGCGGTCGTCACGCCGTTGACCCAGACGTGCGCACTCGCGAGCAGTACGCCACAGCCGAGAAGGGTAGTTCCAACCAGAATCGGGTCGCCGGCAGTTTGGCCGGTGTACTCCGTGAGTTTCGCCCACTCCTGTTCCATGCCGAACGGCTCCCAGTCGGGGTACGTGACGGCACGGAGCGCGTAGTATCGGCCCGCCGCCCAGATGATCGCGGCGGGAACGAACGGGAATAGTCCCCAGCCGACGACGCGAATGACGTGGCCGAACAGCGGCGTCCCGCCGAGCGGAATCGACACCAGATAGATCCCCGCTGCGAAGAATCCCCAGAGCAAGATGCCCTCGAGCAGCCGATACAGGCCGAAGATGATGAGCAGATCTATCTGCTCGAGATATGCGGGTCCGAGCGCGAGATAGAGCGCGTACGTCTGGGTCAGGTGGGCGACGCCGACCAGCAACGCAGCCAGCGTCGGTACGACCAGCGTTCCGACCGCCGCCTCGCGCTGCAGAAACGCTTTCAGGCCCGTTCGATTTGCCCCTCTCGTCATCTCCTCTCACCGTACTCGAGTCGTCCGTTCAATCCGCTGTTGGCCGCGACGGGTCCCACCCTGTAACGATCACGATCGCCGTTCCGAGCAGCGTCAGCGCGATCGGGATCAGCGAAAGCGTCGCGACGACAGCTTCGCCTGAATCGGGCTCGATGAACGGGGCGGCAAACGCGAGCAGCAGTAAGAGGAGGATGCTCGCGGTGAACAGAAACCGGACGAGTGACCGTGTGAGTAACATGTTCGAGGGTCATGAACGGAGTTCGGTCGTCGTTTCGAGGAAAGCGGGGGCGTCGACCGTGACTGCCTGGTTCGTCTCGACGAACTGTTCGAGAAACGGGACGCGCCGCCCGATTTCGTCGGGCGTGTGCGAATCCGATCCGAGAACGAACTCGATCTCTCGGTCGACGAAGACGTCCAGCAGCTCCGGGTTGGGGTGTACCCGACCGAGCGATCGAAAGACTCGACCGGCGTTTATCTCCGGTTTCGTCCGCGAGTCAGCGAGCGCCGCCGCGAGCGCTTCGTAGTGCGCCGCCGTCGTGACGCCGCGCAGCTGCGGGTGGCGCTCGGGGAGGTCAAGGTGGGCGGCGATATCGAACAGCTCCGACTCGATCAGTTCGATCACCGTCTCGTAGTACGTATCGACCGCTTCTCGACGGTCCGCCGGCGGGCACTCGGCGTACGGCGCGCCCGTTGCGTAGTCGTACGCTTCAGCGAAGTGAACAGCGCCGATGCTATAATCGAACGCCGCCTCCTCGAGGAACGCGCCGATTTGGTCGTCCGTCCCGCGGACGTAACTCAACTCGACGGCGTCGAACAGCCGCAGGTCGAATCGGTCCCGAGCGTCGTCGATCCGCTCGCGCCGCCGTTCGTACGTCTCGGCGAGATCGTACCGCTCGCGCCGGCTGAAGTCGTCGTCGACGAGGATGCAGTGATCCGCGAGACCGATCCCGGTACAGCCTGCGTCGGCGGCCGCGGTAACCATCGACTCCAGCGACGATCCGTCGGAGAACTGCGTGTGCGTGTGAAGGTCGTACATGTCTGGCTCGATACGCTCAGGTGTCTCCGGAGACGTCGACGAGTCGTTTCCCGTCCAGTTTCGGGAGCTCCGTTCGAGAGTCAAACGAGAGGCTGTACTCCAGAAGGTCACGACACCGAATATCGGCTTTCGCCGCGTACTTCGCGGCCTTCCCGGCGGTGAGTATCTCTCGGTAGCAGTCCAGTTCGGCTGTAGTCGGCTCGTCGCCCTCGAGGTAGCGGTGGATGAGGACCGCTCCGATGGTGTCCTCGGGGGTCGGTTTCCCCTTCGATCCCGCCGCGACGGTGATCGTCGATTTCTCGTCCTCGCGGAGGTGGGCCGCGAGCGCCTTCGCGTTCATCGTCGATCCGATATAGACGTCGACGTCACGCGTTCTCTCGGCTCGCTTCCGAAGATCCGTCACTGCGGCTCCGCCGTTCGACGAGGTGACGGCGGCCGGCCGTCCGTCGACGTCGATCCTCTGGACGTAGCTGGGCGAGTTGAAGAAATCGTACCCTTCCGTCGGCGTGTAGTTCTCGCTGCTTCCACCGCCGATCCGCGCGTCCGAATGTCGGTCTTTGAACGCGAACTCGTCGCCACGCTCGTCGGGAACGTGAACGAAGGTCGCGCCGGCCCGAAGCAGTTCGAGCACCGTGTTCGAGTAGTGGGTCACGTCGATGACGACGTAATTCGCCGTCTCGAGTTGCGCCGGAATCTGGGCACGCGAGGGAATCATCCGCTCCGTAAACCGCTCGTCGATCTGCGCCACTGCTGATGTCACAGCGTAACGTCATCGCGGACGGACTGATCAACGTGTATATGTTAGGTATAGTGTGGTACAGCGTTCTCCGTGACCGATCGTACTACTACTGCGGATCACGGGATGACCGGATTCGCGTCCGATTTCCGTCCGCGAACGTCGCCGCCGCATCGCCCGGCGTCCTCGACTACGACTGCCTCGAGCGACCGATCGACGGTCTCTAGCACCCGGGAAAGAGCCGCGCCGAGCGTCGCGATCGCGGCGAGGACCGGATACGTTCGCTCACACTCCTGGTAAAGGTACTGCTCGAGCGAACCGACCTCGGCCAGCGAGAACCGGCGCTCCCGTCGGATTTCCCGCTGGCGCTCGTCGGCGAGTTCGTCGCAGCGCTCTCGAAGTCCCTCCAGTCGCTCCCTGGTGAGCCAGAGCGCGTTGAACTCGAGCCGTTCCAGCGGTTGGTTCCGAAGAGCGGTGAGTTCCTCGAGGAGGGACGAACACTCCCGTTCGGCGGCGGCGACGCTCTCGCACTCCGTTTCGATCGACGACAGGAGTTGGGCTCGGTTCCTGACGGACTGGCGCGTCGCCGCGAGCAGCGACCGTTTCAGCTGCGGGGAGAGGATCTCGTGGTGGGCGAGCGCGGCCGCCAACTCGTCGCTGAACTCCTCGGCGATGCTCTCGAGCCACGTGTCGTCGTATCGCTCCGCGTAGTGTGGAACGCTCATCACGGTCTCGGCGTACGCCTTCCGAACCGATGTCAGCCCCGGTGGGGCTTCGTCACCGATGCGTCTCGCCGAATTCGAGACGCGTGGCACGGCCGTTTCGAACGCCGCGACGCGCTTTGCGAACCGTTCGAGCGCGCGTCGTTCCCTCGACAACTCCCGTTGCTCTCGCTCGAGCGCTCGCGTCGCCGCCTCGAGCGTGTCCGTTGGCGCGGTCGGCTCCATGGTGGCAACCGCGTCACCTCAGCACCGTAACGGTACCTAGTAGTACTCGATTCGCGTATGTTCGGGCATGTAGCGGCCTATAGGGGGCGGGGAGTCCAGTCCACCCGCCGCAGACGATATTGTGTTCTCGGTAAGTAGTCGAGGGACAACACCATCCAGACTGCTACAGGTAGGTACCAGCACCTCGCGGTGGCTCATTCATGTAGACGAGGCGACCACCGTCGAGGCGGAGAACCGTGAGCGAGTTCCGAACGACCGTCGAGACGCCATTAAACACAGACCATCGAGCGAGTACTCCACAACGCGGTACCCCTGCCCGTTATCGCTTCGGTTGTATCGCGACGGGGAGTCCTTGCAGCATCAACAGATAACATGTATTCCATCCGGATCGATGTTCAGAGGTATTGAATCCCCCTGTTTAACGGAATCTGCCGTACGTTCCATTCTCACTGTGACGCGCTCTTCGTTCGGGAGTTCCACGAACAACTGGACTTGATCCCCCAGATAAAATATGTCGAGAAGTTCTCCGTGGATTTGACCTTGTCTCACGCTGAAATTTTCTGACCGGACCACAGCGATTCCCCCGTAGAGCGGTGAGCGAGCAACGTCGTTCGAAAGACGTTGTACGTCTTTCGTGACTGAGCGAATCAAAGCTAAGCGGGAGCGAAACTCCCGCGAGGTCAGCGGGACTACGTCCCGCCAGAATTAGCGAGGTCAGCGAAACCAAAGGTTTCCCTTGATGACGAGAAACCTTCAGTTCCTCAAACCACGAATGAACCCGACGAGAAAAAGTACGTGGGAACTTGTAGTGAGCAGTAGTTCCACAAGAGTAGGGATATAAAGAAAAATATTTCGATAAATCCATTTATTTATATGTCTGTCGACCGTGTTTTTCTGGTATGGACAAACACCCCATCTCCCGGCGCGGCTACCTCGGTACGACTGGTGTCGTGTTAGGGACCGGTCTTGCAGGCTGTATTGACTCTAGTTCGGCGGCCAATTCAGATGCCTTCAATGTGGACGCTACGTTTGAACTCAGCGGCGACGGCCCGGGAGAACCTGTAACGGTGAGCCTGGTTCTCGACGATAACGAATTCGAGAGAACGTTCCAACCCGGCGAGAAATTTGAAACCGAACTTGACAGCCTCCATGGGGACGCGGAAATCGAGGTGGAATACGAGAAGAAGGTGAAGGCCGAACTAGAGTGGAGTGCGCCAGGAATCGAACTCAATGTCGACATCGAACAAGCACAGTGGGACCATACCACCGGAAATGTCGAAATCTCTCTCGAGAACGAGGAACTGACAACCGCGTTCGACGCCACGCTCACGCTTCCGGAGGCGACCACCGAAATCACTGGTACCGATACCCGGACCGTCCAAGCGGAAACGGAGTACGAAATCGATATCCCCCTCACAGTT
Above is a window of Natronorubrum tibetense GA33 DNA encoding:
- a CDS encoding ABC transporter permease encodes the protein MNWYSRRVLQAILTVYAVLVLSFVFTRVLPGNAGDILRARLEDEGGMSSAEIDRQVERFMNMHPDDPIHVAFVDYMINVHQLDLGQSIWYGQSVNELIAVSLPWTLFIVSWGLFFSFFVGIVLGSVMAYYEGSKIDVGLTSYGMLAGSIPYYVFAIFLLIALSYRTGYFPTSGRVGSGLTPGFNWPFIRSVIHHATLPTLSIVLSGSIASFSMRGNSIRVLGADYIRVARLRGLPDRTIITQYVVRNAVLPMYTGFMISIGNIFGGVIILEMVFGYQGMGYYMAESVNTRDYPLMMGVFMVITVAVVVALLIADLTYPKLDPRIDASGEEL
- a CDS encoding ABC transporter substrate-binding protein is translated as MSPNANRRYTRRELVAKTGFAAGGLAMLAGCADSTDDPHLDDDEGTIVSAINEPLSADYSWNYYNDVLSVAADDFLYSSAFVYTPNTDELHAEGVADYDIDGNELWLEYRDDWYWHNGDEVTTEDVSIGFDYHFWLQEADGARESGLLEDDGFVVESDKTATMVFRDDIPQSRFWATDSLVREPYAANRTRHADWHDELGSVDATSDEWLELWEEFTNDEDQFYPPVGNGPVEYVEHSDTSLTLERFDDHFAAETLDFTGMRLDYHEDEFLAFIEGQIDYTDVGMPVEPEDEGLMPDDYDYYGQDQLRQAVLKFNNGHDLHGDTRPTWDVNIRKAIEYTFDRDAFTSAMPYGYEPLEFPWDGLPDEIVEGQSDEFLAMLDDVDFETRDHDEDRAKELIDASENYSYDESEEIVVCENGDANSDPGEQATIQILSRQDIRLDIAQICESELSAFGWDVTINAVDSGAESERRRGGEYDFKTDTTGVRTLPSHLNDWVRLEDRQHTPRTFEVPWPPGDADGDSHDWDHRDAYSRFLSTPADASDEDWGEYLIEAAWVWNQTVPSILIASLQDVEALATDRFDVDYDHPSVRLAHQGEWFRLPEEIVWSVE
- a CDS encoding PHP domain-containing protein, which translates into the protein MSVTSPYDDIDWNLTDHHRAQLHLHEPRNRIDSDSDAHEPAHDAVLEETRPSPATVVEKYRNAGYTVLAVTEHEYYVDGTKHKGEPYFDGLEETSWPWTRWGVDPDALGMAALEGAELRGSFGGLEGLHDIVNLGTALGYGHEEPLETVATDVEERGGVTFLPHPGKYVDPADPDDLESYVDLFARTAGLLGLEAFNARDRYPNCRAIWDELLCELGTERPIWAFANDDYHAKRRPAGAERFDRSRTVLVLEDCSPTSVLDALRAGRSYVQYDGDGEAPPIDRIDVDDDRIRIRAPAAESITWIADGASVDRGSETTAGDVDASSIRAEVSAANGAVTCTQPFFLDAAHDCRL
- a CDS encoding ABC transporter ATP-binding protein, translated to MSETRTERFDGRDVDENAASSDPDTDPVMELRDATVTFEMDRGRSRVLDGVTLEIERNEILGVVGESGSGKSMLASALMNAIPEPGVLEGEIRYNPEQGEAIDVTELSDTALRSFRWDTVSMVFQGAMSSFNPVRKIETSFVETFVAHDVPVSVGMERARGILEDLSLDPERVFDAHPHELSGGMKQRALIALSLVLEPDVLVMDEPTAALDLLMQQSIIRLLSELKETYDLTIVFITHDIALLSGFADRLAVMYAFDIVELGPTNEVLKAASHPYTRALLTASPNLTLPLEEMAPINGRSPDPVESPAGCSYAPRCPLASEQCRRDEPQFDRVNANHRVGCHHWKDAADVVSLAGIDDGTEPTGTRSGAESVSPGAEGTARAVRPETETGSRSETPLVSLDDVDVHFRTDERGLLDRFFGTSSPVRAVDGVSLDIYADDVLVIVGESGCGKSTLGKTAIGLQEPTAGRVEYRGQHIWNARRRFGDVEIPWGEIRRNLQIVHQDPGSALNPNRKMSGILAEPLKRWRGDKTATERRQILTTLLREVGITPPEDYLERYPHQLSGGEQQRVALVRAFLTNPDLIFADEPVSALDVSLRVEIMDLLIRLQDLFGTSFLMVSHDLANARYMAGKTGGRIGVMYLGELVEIGTPDQVLENPQHPYTQALRWATPELYPDDEPTDPPVGGIDVPDATNVPSGCRYRTRCEYAREICTARTPSLEATDGACGGTTRCFRPIDDHDYWDSPPLETESDDSDSASTAEEPR
- a CDS encoding YIP1 family protein, whose protein sequence is MTRGANRTGLKAFLQREAAVGTLVVPTLAALLVGVAHLTQTYALYLALGPAYLEQIDLLIIFGLYRLLEGILLWGFFAAGIYLVSIPLGGTPLFGHVIRVVGWGLFPFVPAAIIWAAGRYYALRAVTYPDWEPFGMEQEWAKLTEYTGQTAGDPILVGTTLLGCGVLLASAHVWVNGVTTACDLDRRRASVVVAIPLGLYICWQLLGSLGV
- a CDS encoding PHP domain-containing protein, whose translation is MYDLHTHTQFSDGSSLESMVTAAADAGCTGIGLADHCILVDDDFSRRERYDLAETYERRRERIDDARDRFDLRLFDAVELSYVRGTDDQIGAFLEEAAFDYSIGAVHFAEAYDYATGAPYAECPPADRREAVDTYYETVIELIESELFDIAAHLDLPERHPQLRGVTTAAHYEALAAALADSRTKPEINAGRVFRSLGRVHPNPELLDVFVDREIEFVLGSDSHTPDEIGRRVPFLEQFVETNQAVTVDAPAFLETTTELRS
- a CDS encoding 2-phosphosulfolactate phosphatase, with amino-acid sequence MAQIDERFTERMIPSRAQIPAQLETANYVVIDVTHYSNTVLELLRAGATFVHVPDERGDEFAFKDRHSDARIGGGSSENYTPTEGYDFFNSPSYVQRIDVDGRPAAVTSSNGGAAVTDLRKRAERTRDVDVYIGSTMNAKALAAHLREDEKSTITVAAGSKGKPTPEDTIGAVLIHRYLEGDEPTTAELDCYREILTAGKAAKYAAKADIRCRDLLEYSLSFDSRTELPKLDGKRLVDVSGDT
- a CDS encoding DUF7260 family protein is translated as MEPTAPTDTLEAATRALEREQRELSRERRALERFAKRVAAFETAVPRVSNSARRIGDEAPPGLTSVRKAYAETVMSVPHYAERYDDTWLESIAEEFSDELAAALAHHEILSPQLKRSLLAATRQSVRNRAQLLSSIETECESVAAAERECSSLLEELTALRNQPLERLEFNALWLTRERLEGLRERCDELADERQREIRRERRFSLAEVGSLEQYLYQECERTYPVLAAIATLGAALSRVLETVDRSLEAVVVEDAGRCGGDVRGRKSDANPVIP
- a CDS encoding TOBE domain-containing protein, giving the protein MVRSENFSVRQGQIHGELLDIFYLGDQVQLFVELPNEERVTVRMERTADSVKQGDSIPLNIDPDGIHVIC